ATGGCCGACGACTTCGCGAACGCTGCCCTCGAGGCAGTCGTGGACTTTGAACGGTTCAAGCGCTTCGACGCGCTCTCGACGAACCAGATCGAAGAGCACATCCGGCGGATGGACGGCGAAGTGTACGAACTTGTTGTCGAGTACACATCGACGCAGCTAGCGACTGTCGAAGAGTTGCTCGAAGAGCCCGATGTCCAGCAGGACCTGATCGAGCGACTGCTTACACGCTACGAAGAGCGTCGCGAGAAAATTCGGCAAGGCTTTTTCACCTACGTCGAGACTCACGGTCTCGAGCACATGGTCGCCGAAATCGAGGCGGCCGTCGAGGCCGTCGCCAACGCCTCTGACACACGAGAAACGATCCACGAGCAACGCCAGGATGGCCCAGGGGACACATCATTGCGTCTCGACGGCAACCTGCGGCGTCGCACGCGAAAACTGGAGTCAGAATTGGGAGCTGCCGAAGCCGGTCTCGACGGTCAAAGCGACATCGACCACCTCCGTAAGCAGGTTGCTAACCTCACCGACACGCAGCAAACGGCGGTGACAGAACTCGAGGACCGCATCGACAAGGCGAGTGACCTCAAAGATCGCATCGACGCAGAGATTGAACGCCTCCAACAGACGCACGGTGATGTCGCCGACGCTAATCGCAAGGAGGTCGCCGACGCGACAGCCGACCTCATCGAGACCGAACTCGAGAATCTCGAAGCCGAGCGTGATGATCTTCTGACGGAGATTGATCACCTCAAGCGCGAGCGTGAGTTGCTTGAAGCGACTCGTAGTCGTCTGGACGAACGCCAAGGAACACTTACAGAGCCAATCGATAGTGATGTCGAAGCCGCGCTTGGACCCAACGTGGAGACCGGACTGGACGGCGACGATGTTGTTACCGCATCGGTTGCGTGTCTGCAGGAACTGGACTACCTCGGTCGCTTCGATATCTCGATGCGGGATGCCACGAGCATCACAACTGACGCGTCCGGCACCGAGTTTGAGGTTCCTGATAATTACTGGGACGACCGGAGCGAGCGGCGCAACGAACGGACACGACTGGCAGATCTGCTCGAGGATGGCGACCCAACCGCCGTCGAGCAGTACCCCGTCAACCGGAGCGCGCGCTACGAGATCACCAACTCTCAGTACTTCGGTTTCGCCCGCGAAACAGAGATGATACTCGAAGCGCGAGTCTGTGCACATCTCATGGCGTACGCGACCACCGGGTTCGACGCGGCGCCGGCAGATCTCGACGATGTGCTGTCCGTCCTCAACGACGTGATTTACGAAGCAGAGCAGCGGGACATCACGTATCTGCTCGGAATTGCATCCCCGACTGGCTGGACTGAGCGCGTTATTGAACAACTGCAGGGAGAGGGGCAAAACGTGACCCGAACCCGAATGAGTCAAAACGTCGGTCTCTGTCTCGTCGATCTCCAAGACGGCTCCGTACTGTACGACAAATCAGATTCCGTTGTCGCGGAGAACGCTCACCTCTTCGAACCACCACTTGAGAGCGAGCGTGTCACAAACTGTGTCTCAACCCTCCGCACCGAGTACGTTGACGATCTCGGCTGTGAGACAGTACTGCTGTGTGACATCGTTGAACACCACGACTATGACCCACACATTGTCGACCGAGCGTTTGACAAGCTAGAGCGTGATGGAACCGGCCACCAATTCTACGTCGAGGAGCTCGGATTGGCGTTAGCCGTCGGAACCTAGCAGTAGTTCTGAATTTGAGCGCTATATTTCAGTCGCATAGACTAACTCGTCAGCGGAGACCACGAAATACACTCGGGAGATCAGCACCGAGCAAAAGATGCGGACGGTCACCGAAGCTGCTGCTGAGTATATGGAACTCGCGATACCGCACATCGACTTTGGTCGTGATCCGGACGCACCCAACTACCAATATCCTCCAGAGTCGTTTTACCGCCTCTTAGCTCACGAAACGAGGTAGTTCAGTTGGAAGCAGCCACACCGTCAAGGAACGGTTGTATACATGAAGGTGGAACCACCTTCTGATTTTATGGCCCTTCCTCCCAGACAAAACTCATCATTTCTACGTCCGCTTTGTCAAAAAATTCTGTTTGCAATTTTTCAGCATTTTCAGCCAACCTTTCCATTTCCTCCCCTTCCTCTAAGAACCGATATGAAACATGGTCTACTAACCAATTATATAGTTCATCTATCGCATTATCATAGTCTACGATTGCTTCACTAATGATAACGTTATTCTCCCAACTATCTACGTATCCTTTTGCTCTTGTTGACCATTCATTGCTCGATAGCACATACTCTTTATCTAATGCAAAAGAGTACCGTTCCTCCTCAGACATATGTATAGTGAAATCTATCGGCTCATGGTGAACAATGTAATTTCGAAGACTAGTGAAAAACGGTTCATACAAATCAAGGTTACATTTTTTCACTTTTACATCATACAACTCGCTTATCAGCGGATCCGATGAACAGTACTCATCTAACTCAGAAACTATCCTCTCAGTGTAGTTTTCTGCATTTTTCATAGATCCAATATAATTGGACAATAGGCGCATGAACTCTTTTGAGGATTCATTGACTTGCTTCCAATATATTTCCTCAGTTGTCTCACATCTGGCAATCAAGTGAATGAGTTCAGTATAGTTTCTGTGACAAATATGGTTTATCGCATTCATCAATGTCAGGATGCAATTTCCAATATAATAGCCAGGAGAACTCTCCCATTCTCGTGTTGCTTCCATTGCTGCGTGAAATACTTCTTTTTCCTCTTCAGAATCAATACTGTCAGAATATGTTTTTAGTAGACCAAGTGACTCTGGAGGCATGATAGTCACTGTTAACATCTCAATTACAAAATATCTTTCAGCCCTCTCTGCCTTTTCCCCTACCACCCCTTGGGGCCACACGTCGGCAAAACACGTTTCTCGAATATGCACACGAACTCCTGTTTTCTGTGTGCAGATCCAGATACTGCCTCTCGAGTCAATCTGAGGGCCTTCCATTGGGGACTTCAGATAAAATAGACCTCGAGAGAACAATGCAAACCACGAGAAGAGCCAGTCTGTGATCACAACCCCGCCAAACAAGTCTGCTACACCAACTCTATTTACTTAACCAACAAAATTATGCTCTCGAGAATTGTGTTGGTTAACAGGGAGACCATGTCCGACGAACCACCGGAACCGCCAGCAGAACTCCCAAACGATTTGGTCGACACAATTGCTGACTACTCAACCGATCAACTTCGTCACATAGCTCGCTACGGCGAAGCACTTGCTGAATACAAGGAACGTGAGGAACGGCTTGCTGAGAAATCAGATGACGATGACATCGAAAAATCCGCTGCCGATCTACCAGACGACGTCCCGGCGAAAGCGACACCGACGATCAAGGAAATCAACGACAATCGGTACTACTACTGGCAGTGGAGAGATGGGGACCAGATTAAGTCCAAATACAAAGGGCCAGTCAATCCTGACGAGTAGACTGGCGGGGAAGCGACCATGGGTTGACACCCCAGTGCGTCCAGTGTCTTTACCCACACTCCGTGTGCAAAGTGAATTGATTCAGGACTCGAGAAGCGTGATACCAGAGATCAATACAACACGGTCCGACAACAGAGTGGAATGCGGCGATCAGTGTTTAGGCCGCGGGGCAGTTTCGTACCGAGAGATATCATCACGCTTCTCAATCCGGTCGTAGGTTTCCTGAAGTGTCTCTTTGGCACGGAGGAGTTTGTGCTCCTCAAGGAATTGCCGACCACTCTCACTAAAGGCCAATGGAACATTCCTATTAGAGTGGGTTATGTATCGGTGTGCAATTCCATCAAAATAGATAGACTTGTGACGTCTTCGTCCTGTTGTCCATATCTCATTAAACTCTCCATCTGGTATTCTCCAGTAGGAAAGCACCCATCAGCAGATGGGTCGTCAGCGATAATATATTCATTAGAAATTGTTTCGCCTGGTTCAAGATCCGGTGTTTGAACTCCTTCTAGTGTCCAGTTAATATCTTCATTAGATGCACATTCTGGAGCAGAGTCAACAGATAGACTATCTGCAGCAGCAAGAGAATAAATAATTATGCCAGCTGAACCATGATTGGAACTTGGCATTTTATAAAATGGTATTCGTGCCCCCACTACGGATTGAGAGTCGTTTGTTATACTTATCTCGAAAGTCGCACTATGTTGGGAATTTATCTCATTTTCTAATGTGACAACATCAAGTGTATAGGGAGAATCATTATCGTCCTGCTCGAGTTCGTGAATTGATAATTTCCGCTCAAAGTCATCGGTCATTTGATTACCTAATCCTAAGCAGCCTGCTGTTGAAGTGAAAGCTATTAAACCACTTGTGGCAAGTATATTTCTTCTATTCATTAAGATAATTGTCATACCTGATTGAATATATACTTTTGGTACCCCCGTTACACTGGATTTAATCAGGAGAATTGCAGAGTACTTCTGTCACCTCATCGAGCACGACCTCGTCGAGATCGCTACCCCTGACACTGTTAACTCCGATATCGACCGATTCAGAGATGTGATGGTTGCTAATGGAACCGTCCTACGGTTGCACGCCCAACTCATACTCCACGAACTCAGCGAATATCTCGGCTACTCGCCGCCACCGCTCCTCTACCGACTGACCGAAGATGCACAGAAGATCCACCAGCAACAGCCAGTGTTACAAGAGACGCTCGCTACCGCTACGCAACCGAGGTGTGAGTCTTAGCTAAAGAGGAATAATGCAAATCTCAGGTCACTCGAGTTAAAATCTCAAAGATGCTGCAGACACCTCTATCGATTTGTTTTTCGCGAGTACGTTGCTAGCGCCATCAATCCTTGGCACCCCAGTACGTCCAGTGTTGATCAACCAGGATACCAAACACCCCCCGCCATGTCCAGTGTCTCGAGAAACAATTTCACTACACCCCACCATGTCCAATGTCTTTGTCTTTCCAAGGCTGCTGCAGACACCCCTATCGATTTGTTCGAAACAGGGCAAACCATCACGCATACACTCCACCCGTCGAGTGTAAACCGGCGAATATTCAGAGTACAGACCGTCTCTGTGACGGTCAAAAAAGAGGTTTGCTTGAATCCGGTGAGCTGACAATCTAAGAAGAGCAGATGATAGAAAGTTAGTACAGAGGATCTCGCGGAAGACGTGGCCATCTCGAGATGATGATGATGATGATGGTTCCCACGGTTATATAAATACCTCTGTAACCGACACTCAATGCACCTACTGGAGAAATCCCTCGTTCAAAGTCCTATACAATCCCTGCTGTAAGGCAGCTATCTACGCACAATTTCGGGAATTTACACTCGACAGGTGGGGTGTTCCTTGAACTCAGTGTACATGTTAGTCGATACACTCGACGCTTGGGGTCCCAGATGCCTGAGTTTGGAATTCTGTTTTTATTTTAATTCTATTTGGTTAATAGGGAGTCTATAGTCGGTGTATTTGAGGTCTTACACTCGACAACCGGGGTGATATGAGTGACTCTATGCGCATCCTATGTCAGATTTCTTTGAAGACCTACTTCGACACGCAACTCGCTACGGCGAAACGCTTGCTGAGTACAAAGAGTGTTAGGAGCGCCTCGCGAACGATACCTAGTTTAATCTATATAATTATATTAACTTCTGTTCTTCTACCACCTTGAGGATGTTGCGGACACCTCTATCGATTTGTTTTTCGCAAGTACGTTGCTAGTGTCGTCAATGATTTAGCACCCACCACGGACAGTGTCTTTGTTTCCCTAATGACGCCAGATTCTGTTGTTTTACCCCTCAAAGAGACTGGAGACACCTCTATCGATTTGTTCTACACAGTCCAGACCACTACGCACACACCCCTATCGATTTGTTTTTCGCAATTACTGAGATTGCTTACGGAGTTGAGCTTGAACCACCGCTTGGAGTTCGTCATCATGCACATCATCAAACCGAGAGTCTTCACGAAGCGTATCCATGATTGTTTCTGGACTTTCAGCAAACGAAAACTCGAGATAGCTCCCTGAGTGTGGACCTTGGCTTTTGCGTTCGGATTCCACGAGAGAGTACGTCGTCAACTCCTTCATCTTGTTGACATAGGTCTCTTGATGATACTGATCTACATTGAGCGTGTCTGTGAGATATCGATAGACAGTGTAGCCATTCGGGCTTTTTGCAGTCCCGTTGCCAGCTTGTTGAGCTACCGCCGCTGTTGCCAGTAAACAGAGTTTTTTCTGAGTACTGATTCCACGCGTGACCTCCAGTACGCGGTTCTTCTCGACTTTATCTTGGGCTTTTCGTACGTGAGTTTCACTTACCTGATCTGCAGCCTCACGTTCAGCAATGGACCCTGCTGTCCGCATCAAGTCGATTGCCTTTCGAGCATCACCGTGAGTTTGGGCAGCGAATGCAGCTGCAAGTGGGATCACATCTTCACTGAGTGCATCCTCATAGAACGCATCCGTCCGATGGTAGAGAATTTCCCGAAGCTGGTTCGCGTCATAATCATTGAAATGGACATCCTCAGGAGTAAACGAACTCACTGCACGGCTCCCGACATTGGACATCATTGTGGCATCGTTTGTAATCGCTGTCACTGAAACGTTTGCCCTCGTATCGTCAGTACTTCCAGCCCGAGAGAGTTGGTACAACAATCGCGAAAACGCAGGTTCATCGATATCCCGACGGCCAACCAGCATATCGAGTTCATCGAGAATAACAACTACAGTGTCGTAGTGTTCATCAATCAACCGATACAGCTCACGCCATTTCTTTTTTGTTGGGATACCGTGCTCAGGCACTTCGACCGTAACGCCAGCATCAGTAGCAACCTTCCGCGCGAGTTCATAAACTGCAGAACCAAGCGTACCGACATTTTGGCAGTTCATGTGGATAACGCCAAAGCGAATGTCTCGAGTCTCGCATAGCTCAAGGATGTTTTTACAGACTGCGTTGATGATCAACGATTTTCCTGTACCTGATGGACCATAGAGGAAGAGATTAGGTGGTCGTTCACCGTTGATAGCAACGCGAAGATGCTGAGTGATCTCTGTAAGCTGTGAATCTCGCCCAACAATGCGGCCTTCATCAACAATCTCGTTAGGCTCCAAGAGAGGCCGGTTCCGGATAAGACTCGCAGATTCCTCCTGATCGAGAATAAGATCCTTAATAGAACCCGTCTCACCAGGCGGGGTCCCTGAATCTGGATCTTTTGACATACAAAGGCCCTCACAGTCAATTGACTAAAAGGTTCCCCTATCGATATGTATTTTCTCAGTAGAGGTGTTAGGAAGGGGGTTTGTGGGTTTTTCAGTTATAGGTTCGGAAACCTACAACGACTTGTTACAGGACAGTCTCACACCCCTATCGATTTGTTCGAGCCGGAAGAGGGGTGGAGTCCTAAAAGCAAGAAGAGTTGACCAAGATAGCGGAAGACGAGTAGATGCAGTTGATGCATTTGTTATTCTAGGTTTCTAGTCTAGAACTAGAATAGAACACACTCCTATCGATTTGTTCAACTTGACACCAGCAACAATGTTTCACCTCTGATCTACTCGATATGATCGGTCGGCGAACCATTATTAATCTATAATCTAATCCCTCTAACACCACATTTCCTCGTTGAAAGAGCGTCTGCTGATAAATATTGAATTGAATCCCCAGTCCTACAGCTCCCAGTCTATTTTGAGCAAAAACAAATCGATAGGGGTGTCTGTGTACTACACATCAAAATACTCATCAATCCATTGGTTGTGCTGTTCCTCTGCACCGACTAATTCGATTACCCATCTCGAAATCGATCAGATTTCACTTGGAAAAATAACGGACTGACTTGATGCGCGGCAGCAGACTCGAGGCACTAGGTGCCATCTTATTAATCCGGAGATCCGTGGAAAAATCGGTGGAGAATATAAACAGCATGAACTAGAATATCTGGTTGAGAGTGTAGGAGCACAGTTATCAGTGCATTCGGGAAATTGACATGACCTCACTACTTCCGCTGTTAGCCATGAATAACTGTAGCACTCATTGCATCCTTAGTGTAACAGCGGAAGTAGTGGGGTGGGGGTGCCTCAGGTTCGTGGAATGATGTCTTCTCGCTTTTTCCTGCCAAGTGTATTTTGACACCCTCTGTTCCCTTCAGAATGCCTTTAACCAACAACATGGACCAGAAGCTCGGCGTTGGTTAACAACAAGACCATATCCTACGAGTCATCGGAACCGTCAGCAGATACGCCAACAGTAAAAATAATCAGAACTCTAACAAGTAATGTCTGGCACAGATATCCGATCAATGGCTGTATCAATTGCTTCTGTAAGGTTGAGGATGGTAGGCCATCGATCAGGATCTCAGACGTCCGTCTTCAACGTAGTTGAAACGACAGCTTTCATTGTCGTAACTCGCTATGAGTGTAATAACTGACCTCTACTGTCCTGACTACTGATGTTCATTGTGATAAATATTAGAAATACATACGTTTAACTATCTCTGATAGTGGCGTCACATTATGGGAATTAATCCCAAAGAGAGACAGTCAGTGTTCGGACGTCGCGGTTTCATGGCACTAACTGGGACGGCACTCGGAACGACGTTTACGGGCGTCGGCCGTCGGTCCGCTGCACCGTCCCCGGTCGACGAAACTGGTATCGATGCGCTTTCGTTTTACTCCGCTGCGAGCCAGATCGCAGCTGATGGTGAGAGTGAACTCGCAGACGATGAGACCGTCGTCGTCTGGGCGGAGCCGACAGCCTATAACTTCGAGTCGACGGACGACGGGCCGGAAACGGTTGTCTACGACGACAATCCCATTCCGTTGGTCTCTGAGGACGGTCCTGTCGTCGGCCTCGGAACAGTCGACTTCGTCAGCGACGATCAGGGTGGGTTCGACGTCGACAACGAGGCGTTCCTGCTCAACCTCTTCGACGCCAAGATCGGCGGCGAAGGAACGGTTCTCTGGGACGAGGGCCACGACCAATTCCACGAACTGGGGCTTGATTACTACCATTCCTTCGACCAGTACGCCGCGGACGCAGGCTACGACCTGACGGCGACGACGAACATTCTTGGCGGGACGGAACTGCTGTTTCCTTCGACGGCGAGCCAAGTCGCGGCGGGTGGCGGCCCACTTACGGATCCTTCACACGTCGTCGTCTGGGCTGAATCGACCGCACAGAACGTCGACGACGCGGGGGATGAAGCGTCGTATATCTACAGCGACGGCGAAGACATTCCGCTCGTCTCCCGCGACGGCACCGTCGTCGGTATCGGGACGCCGGAACTGCTCGAGGCCGGCTTCCGGTTCAACTCGGATCAGGTAATCGACGAAGAGAACAGCGGTTGGGCCCCGTTCGTGGTCCGGACGACGAACTTCAACGAGGCGTTCGACTTCTTCAGCGAGGGTGGTGACGATGAGTCCGCTGTCGACGCTGCCGACGCGGTTATCATTCCGTCGCCCGCCGACCCGTACACCGACACAGAGCTCGAGGCGCTCGCAGATCACGTCGCCGGCGGCGGCGCGGTGTTCCTCCTCGACGAGTCGGAGTTTACCAACGAGGAGACGGCGAACCTCAACGCCATCGCCGAGGAACTCGACCTCGCGTTCCGGTTCAACGCTGATCAAGTCGAAGACGAGACGCACAACGACGGCGTCGAGTTCGTTCCAACAACGTCGAACTTCAACGAGGGATTCGACGTCTTCCATGGACTGGATGGGGCCGGCCTCGAGGACGCTGACGGCCTGGTTGTCACGTCGCCGACTGCAGCGTTCACGGAGGCGGAACTCGAGGCACTCGAGAACTTCGTGGCTGACGGTGGAGCCGTGTTCCTGTTCGACGAGTCCGACTTCGGCGGCCAAGGCAACACCAACTTCGGCTTCGACGAGACGGAAAATCTCAACGCTATCGCGGACGCACTCGATCTTTCCTTCCGGTTCAACTCGGATCAGGTGAACGACGGCGACGGGGAGTTTGATATCACGACGACGAACTTCAACACCGCCTTCGATTACTTTGCGGAGCGTGAGAACTCCATTGGAATCGATTTCAATTCCGACGAGGAATACTACGGCCGCGTTGTGCGGGTGTTCGACGGCGACACCTTCGAGGTTGAGTTCGACAGCGAGTACGACTATCGCGACGTGGTCCGCCACCTCGGATTCGATACGGCCGAGACAGGTGACGCCGAAAACGAGATCCACGAGTGGTTCGGCATCGAGGATCTCGAACACCTTGACGAGTGGGGAACGAAGGCGACCGAGTTCGCGCTCGATCGCATGACGCCAGAGGGGACCGGTGCGGGCGACACCGACGTGGAGGGACGCCGGATCAAACTTACATTCGACGATGTCGAGCCGATCCGCGGCAACTACGGCCGATTGCTCGGTTACATGCAGTATGATCCGGATGACTTCGACGCTGACCCCGAAACAGACACGTACTCAGTCGACTACAATCTCGAGATGGTCGAGGAGGGGTATGCTCGCGTCTACTCCTCGGGCTTCGCCCGCCACGACGAGTTCGCAGCCGCCGAAGAGGATGCGCTCGCCGACGGCCGCGGCGTCTGGTCGGCGTCCGATTTCGACGCAGTTCCGGAACATCGCAACGACCCCGTCGAGGATGTCTTTGTCCCGCACGCGTCGAGCGTGACCACCGAGTCTGGCCCGCTCGCCGACGAACGGGTTCCCGTCGTTGCCGGGCCGACGGCCGAACAGGAGCCGCTGGGTGACGATGAGAACGAGTTCGACGCGTACGATGATGCGCCACTGATCGGAATCGACCGTGACAACCGCGTTGCGATGGTCGGCGGACTGCTGTTCAACGAAGCCTACGAAGAGCTGGAGGGATTCCCGGCCGATACCAGCGAGTACGGCAACTTCCCGCTGTTGACCAACCTCGCACGCTATCTCTCGACCAACGACGGCGACTTCCTCATCGAGGGCGGACACGCACAGTTCGATGTCTCGGGTTCGCTTTCCTTAGAGCGGACACAGTATTACCTGCGCTACCTCGAAGGTGTCGGGCTCCGTCTTCGCCAGTTCAACGATGTCGTGAACACGCTTCCCGAAGAGGACGATCCGACCGTAGTGTTCCTCACCGCACCGGGACGAGCCTACACTGACGCCGAACTCGAGACACTCCGCGAGTACCGTGACGCCGGGGGTGCGGTGATTCTGATCGGTTCGACCGGTGCGAACTCCGACCATCGCGGGAACCTCGACGCGGTCGCCGCCGGACTGGGTTCGGATCTCCGGCTTAACGACGACCGCGTCGTCGACGCTGAGGACAACCTTGCGGACGACCCGGCGCTTCCGGTGACGAGTGGATTCAACTCTTCGTTCCCGCTATTTTCACCGGTCGGTGACGGCCAGTTCGACCACCTCGAGCCCGAACAACGAGCGTACCTCGAGCTAATCGCCGACGATAGCGGGACCGTTAGTCGCGAGGCGGTCGACGGAGCCATCGAAGACTGGTCGGCCGGTCGAATCGAACGCGAGACGCTCGACGCGACAATCCAGGCGTGGTCGCAGGACCTTCAGGTGATCGCCCCATGAAAGTGGACCGACACGTCACGCTCTCGCTCATAGTCGTGTCAATACTGGTCGTCGGTGCATTAGCAGTGTCTCCCGCGGTACTGGGGCTCGTCGCTGCCGACGACGTGAGTCTGACCGTCGAAGACGACGAAGCCGGCGCGGCGACGTCACACACCTGGACGTTCGACGACGTCGACTACGAGGGCGAAGTGGAGACGATCACCGTCGACTACCCAGTTGGAACGAGCTTCAATGGACTCGACAATGATGACGTGTCCGTCGCGATAACCCGGGACGGAGAGAGTGAACCCACGGATATCAGCGTCAACGCCAACACCTACAGCGGCTCGCAGGCAACGTTCGATCTCAGTGGGATCTACAACACTGACATCGACGGCCCGGTGACCGTCGCGGTCGACGGCCTCGAGAATCCGTCGGCTGGTGACCACGAGGCGACGCTTACGTTCGAGGGTGACGACACCGTGACCACCAACACAGTGTTTACCGTGACGGAGTCGGAAAACACGGAACCGACTGAGCCTGCCGAGGCAGATCTGACGCTCGATCCCGAACTGGAAGGGGCGGCGTCCACGCACACTTGGGCGTTCGACGATGTCGATTACGACGGTGAAGTTGATTCGATCACCGTCGACTACCCCGACAGCACGAGTTTCGACGGACTCGACGACGATGACGTGTCCGTCGCGATAACCCGTGACGGGGAACGCGAGCCAACTGAGATCGATGTCAACAGCGATACCTACGGCGGCTCGCAGGCGACGTTCGACCTCAGCGGGATCTACAACACCGACATCGACGGGACGGTGAGTATCGCGATCGATGGCATCGAGAATCCGCCGGCGGGTGACCACGAGGCGACGCTCACATTCGAGGGTGATGACACGGTCACCACAGAGACCGCATTCACTGTCGCCGCCGATGGCGAGGACGGCGACAACACCGACGAGACGCTCGTTGCAGAGATCGTCGACACCGATGGTGACGTCCTCGAAAACACGGACATCGTCGTCGAACTCGAGGGTCCGAGCGAGGACGTGACGTTCGTAACGACCGACGCCGGTGGCGTCGCCGAGATCGACGTTCCCGAGGCGGGTACGTACGACGTCACGATCACGAGTCAGGAGGCCGGTACTGTGACTGACACCGTGGACGTTTCGGGCACGACCGAGTC
Above is a genomic segment from Natronolimnobius baerhuensis containing:
- a CDS encoding thermonuclease family protein codes for the protein MALTGTALGTTFTGVGRRSAAPSPVDETGIDALSFYSAASQIAADGESELADDETVVVWAEPTAYNFESTDDGPETVVYDDNPIPLVSEDGPVVGLGTVDFVSDDQGGFDVDNEAFLLNLFDAKIGGEGTVLWDEGHDQFHELGLDYYHSFDQYAADAGYDLTATTNILGGTELLFPSTASQVAAGGGPLTDPSHVVVWAESTAQNVDDAGDEASYIYSDGEDIPLVSRDGTVVGIGTPELLEAGFRFNSDQVIDEENSGWAPFVVRTTNFNEAFDFFSEGGDDESAVDAADAVIIPSPADPYTDTELEALADHVAGGGAVFLLDESEFTNEETANLNAIAEELDLAFRFNADQVEDETHNDGVEFVPTTSNFNEGFDVFHGLDGAGLEDADGLVVTSPTAAFTEAELEALENFVADGGAVFLFDESDFGGQGNTNFGFDETENLNAIADALDLSFRFNSDQVNDGDGEFDITTTNFNTAFDYFAERENSIGIDFNSDEEYYGRVVRVFDGDTFEVEFDSEYDYRDVVRHLGFDTAETGDAENEIHEWFGIEDLEHLDEWGTKATEFALDRMTPEGTGAGDTDVEGRRIKLTFDDVEPIRGNYGRLLGYMQYDPDDFDADPETDTYSVDYNLEMVEEGYARVYSSGFARHDEFAAAEEDALADGRGVWSASDFDAVPEHRNDPVEDVFVPHASSVTTESGPLADERVPVVAGPTAEQEPLGDDENEFDAYDDAPLIGIDRDNRVAMVGGLLFNEAYEELEGFPADTSEYGNFPLLTNLARYLSTNDGDFLIEGGHAQFDVSGSLSLERTQYYLRYLEGVGLRLRQFNDVVNTLPEEDDPTVVFLTAPGRAYTDAELETLREYRDAGGAVILIGSTGANSDHRGNLDAVAAGLGSDLRLNDDRVVDAEDNLADDPALPVTSGFNSSFPLFSPVGDGQFDHLEPEQRAYLELIADDSGTVSREAVDGAIEDWSAGRIERETLDATIQAWSQDLQVIAP
- a CDS encoding orc1/cdc6 family replication initiation protein produces the protein MSKDPDSGTPPGETGSIKDLILDQEESASLIRNRPLLEPNEIVDEGRIVGRDSQLTEITQHLRVAINGERPPNLFLYGPSGTGKSLIINAVCKNILELCETRDIRFGVIHMNCQNVGTLGSAVYELARKVATDAGVTVEVPEHGIPTKKKWRELYRLIDEHYDTVVVILDELDMLVGRRDIDEPAFSRLLYQLSRAGSTDDTRANVSVTAITNDATMMSNVGSRAVSSFTPEDVHFNDYDANQLREILYHRTDAFYEDALSEDVIPLAAAFAAQTHGDARKAIDLMRTAGSIAEREAADQVSETHVRKAQDKVEKNRVLEVTRGISTQKKLCLLATAAVAQQAGNGTAKSPNGYTVYRYLTDTLNVDQYHQETYVNKMKELTTYSLVESERKSQGPHSGSYLEFSFAESPETIMDTLREDSRFDDVHDDELQAVVQAQLRKQSQ